The following proteins come from a genomic window of Canis aureus isolate CA01 chromosome 3, VMU_Caureus_v.1.0, whole genome shotgun sequence:
- the UTS2 gene encoding urotensin-2 — MYKLICCLLFLGCLHPHFSLPVPDPREEVLQLSAHDGDARLALDELERVSLLQMLLERPGAEREDGLREAGLSTDIANHKGSMRKAFSGQDPNIFLSHLLGRIRKPDKKHGPSSECFWKYCV; from the exons ATGTATAAGCTGATATGCTGTTTGCTTTTCCTCGGATGCTTACATCCtcatttctctctgcctgtccctgacCCCAGGGAAGAGGTCCTACAGCTCTCAG CACATGATGGAGATGCAAGATTGGCCTTGGATGAACTGGAAAGAGTGTCCCTCTTGCAAATGCTGCTGGAGAGaccaggggcagagagggaggacgGTCTTAGGGAAGCAG GTCTCAGTACCGACATTGCTAACCATAAAGGAAGTATGAGAAAG GCTTTCTCTGGACAAGATCCTAACATTTTCCTGAGTCATCTTTTGGGCAGAATCAGGAAACCAGATAAGAAACACGGACCTTCCTCTGAATGCTTCTGGAAATACTGTGTCTGA